In Hymenobacter gelipurpurascens, one DNA window encodes the following:
- a CDS encoding aldo/keto reductase has protein sequence MQQRALGTSGLQVSALGLGCMGMSFGYGPVADQQEMVHLIRAAVEQGVTFFDTAEVYGPWTNEELVGEALQPVRDQVVIATKFGFDIDQQTGQNRGLNSRPAHIRQVVENSLRRLRTDCIDLLYQHRVDPAVPMEEVAGAVKDLIAEGKVKHFGLSEAGVEAIRRAHAVQPVAALQSEYSLWWREPEQEIIPTLEELGIGFVPFSPLGKGFLTGKIDENTQFDKSDFRNSVPRFSPEARKANQALVDLLGRLAQDKQATPAQIALAWLLAQKPWIAPIPGTTKRHRLEENLGAAALHLSADDLREIEQAAARIHVQGARYSEAQQKMINR, from the coding sequence ATGCAACAACGTGCATTAGGAACCAGTGGCCTACAGGTATCAGCTCTCGGCCTGGGCTGCATGGGCATGAGCTTCGGCTACGGCCCAGTCGCCGACCAACAGGAAATGGTGCACCTGATTCGGGCCGCCGTCGAGCAAGGCGTAACCTTCTTCGATACGGCGGAGGTGTACGGCCCCTGGACCAATGAGGAACTGGTAGGCGAAGCCCTGCAGCCCGTGCGCGACCAGGTGGTAATTGCCACCAAGTTTGGCTTCGACATCGACCAGCAAACCGGCCAGAACCGCGGCCTGAACAGCCGACCCGCACACATCCGGCAGGTGGTGGAAAACTCACTGCGGCGCCTGCGCACCGACTGCATCGACCTGCTCTACCAGCACCGCGTAGACCCTGCTGTGCCTATGGAGGAGGTAGCTGGGGCGGTAAAGGACCTCATTGCGGAAGGCAAGGTGAAGCATTTTGGCCTGAGTGAGGCCGGCGTGGAGGCTATCCGGCGCGCCCACGCCGTGCAGCCAGTGGCGGCTCTGCAGAGCGAGTATTCGCTGTGGTGGCGCGAGCCGGAGCAGGAAATTATCCCCACGCTCGAAGAGTTAGGCATTGGCTTCGTGCCATTCAGCCCGCTGGGCAAGGGCTTTTTGACAGGTAAGATTGACGAGAATACCCAGTTTGATAAGTCCGACTTCCGCAATTCCGTGCCGCGCTTCTCACCCGAAGCCCGTAAGGCCAACCAGGCCTTGGTAGACCTGCTGGGGCGCCTGGCGCAGGACAAGCAGGCCACGCCCGCCCAGATTGCCTTGGCTTGGCTGCTGGCCCAAAAGCCCTGGATTGCCCCCATCCCCGGCACCACCAAGCGTCATCGTCTGGAAGAGAACCTCGGCGCGGCGGCCCTACACTTGTCGGCCGACGACCTACGAGAAATTGAGCAGGCTGCCGCGCGTATCCATGTGCAAGGCGCCCGCTACTCCGAAGCGCAGCAAAAGATGATAAACCGGTAA
- a CDS encoding sugar O-acetyltransferase, translated as MEPQPRSIFERELAGEVISLDDPDYPQIYSVIRKAIRITSELNAMRIDDNEQVNRVFSELINQPVDDTFFLIPPFYTDFGHNIRIGRNVFVNHACTFMDRGGITLEDNVLIGPKVNLITSNHPTEPGQRRSTISRPIVVKQGAWLGANVTVMPGITIGENAIVGAGAVVTKDVAANTIVAGVPARVVKHL; from the coding sequence ATGGAACCCCAACCCCGAAGCATCTTCGAGCGGGAGCTGGCCGGCGAGGTCATTTCCCTCGACGATCCTGACTACCCCCAGATTTACTCCGTCATCCGCAAGGCCATCCGCATTACCTCGGAGCTGAACGCCATGCGCATAGACGACAACGAGCAGGTGAACCGCGTGTTCAGCGAGCTGATTAATCAGCCCGTCGACGACACCTTTTTCCTGATTCCGCCCTTCTACACCGACTTCGGCCACAACATCCGGATTGGCCGGAACGTGTTTGTGAACCACGCCTGCACCTTCATGGACCGGGGCGGTATCACGCTGGAAGACAACGTGCTGATAGGGCCCAAGGTGAACCTCATCACCTCCAACCACCCCACTGAGCCGGGGCAGCGCCGCAGCACCATCTCTAGGCCTATCGTGGTGAAACAGGGCGCTTGGCTGGGCGCCAACGTGACGGTGATGCCCGGTATCACCATCGGTGAAAACGCTATTGTGGGAGCCGGGGCCGTGGTGACTAAAGATGTGGCGGCCAACACCATTGTGGCGGGCGTGCCGGCGCGGGTGGTCAAGCACCTCTAG